A DNA window from Plasmodium vinckei vinckei genome assembly, chromosome: PVVCY_10 contains the following coding sequences:
- a CDS encoding exosome complex exonuclease RRP41, putative: protein MPPIEYINEEGYRLDGRKCNEYRLIKINMGNQNIFTDADGFAFYEIGNTKILSYIQGPTELKKSDDKCSIKCDVFLSPFNVYDKRKKKTKDNITNEISAYIRNICENIILLDLYKNSEINIFLYIIERDGGIKHAAINTCILALIDAGIAIKYFISACSVLYLQNQIIVDGNQLEINSGSPELTMVIELNTHKIILLEFDAEVPIDIFESMVQTCVDSCINIGEVMKLTVKENAIGLLCLNNLLAN, encoded by the coding sequence ATGCCACCTATAGAATACATAAATGAGGAGGGGTATCGGCTTGATGGAAGAAAATGTAACGAGTATagattaataaaaataaatatggggaatcagaatatatttactgATGCAGACGGTTTTGCATTTTATGAGATTGGGAATACAAAGATATTGTCATATATTCAAGGTCCAAcggaattaaaaaaatcagaTGATAAATGTTCAATAAAATGtgatgtttttttatcaccatttaatgtatatgataagagaaaaaaaaaaacaaaagataatataacaaatgaaataagcgcatatataagaaatatatgtgaaaatattatattattagatttatataaaaattctgaaataaatatttttttatatataatagaaaGAGATGGGGGTATAAAGCATGCTGCAATTAATACATGTATATTAGCATTAATTGATGCTGGTATTgcaattaaatattttatatcagCATGTTcagttttatatttacaaaatcaaataatagTAGACGGTAACCAATTGGAAATTAATTCCGGATCCCCTGAATTAACAATGGTTATTGAATTAAATACACACaaaatcattttattaGAATTTGATGCTGAAGTTCCAATTGATATTTTCGAATCCATGGTTCAAACATGTGTTGATAGTTGTATTAATATAGGTGAAGTTATGAAGCTAACTGTCAAAGAAAATGCCATAGGATTATTgtgtttaaataatttattggctaattaa
- a CDS encoding CorA-like Mg2+ transporter protein, putative codes for MPKGKKWNKPLLKESDTDEETVKHDKEIEGEHNIKMKILSQPSTIYELNKSPTNNEKNIKIENKYMNYIKPRLKKKENCEIPIYNSILDNENPKEDKEYFLNDNSLFCRKNCNEKEANTKSTHFKDRIKCFNKYLKHHVHKISNGENTHYLLQSHELLKIVHHIKEEDIPTNSSGLAQYRDIRQLLSNNDNTRFEISPKRNCVLINLPYRKCIIFKNLLLYIPTFTNNPIPEIIKKEEKSCKSFIENSKLISAIKDSLPFEILILESIFVDIYEELKNEIEPVIYETEKLFDIISSNPSIFKCINKLTDMRRKLKIIDEKVQSVYKAIHDVLSNDDDIRRLEVSYFGDKPEMWEKCELTPYNEDTEMLLEYYCHEIEEFLKIIHRTNESLDDVLQMVELNLDDARNNVLKLELGLKIYGIIIAVVGTIAGIFGMNLKNGFEGEQYIFWTLALFLMFITSCCLFYVIISFKKVNI; via the coding sequence atgccaaaagggaaaaaatggaataaacCACTGCTGAAAGAAAGTGATACTGATGAGGAAACTGTAAAACATGATAAAGAAATAGAAGGAGagcataatataaaaatgaaaatctTATCACAACCATCTAcaatatatgaattaaataaatccCCGACAAATAATGagaagaatataaaaatagaaaataaatatatgaattatataaaacctcgacttaaaaaaaaagaaaactgTGAAATTcccatatataatagtattTTAGATAATGAGAATCCAAAAGAGGAcaaagaatattttttaaatgataacTCATTGTTTTGcagaaaaaattgtaatgaaaaagaagcCAATACAAAAAGTACACATTTTAAGGATAgaataaaatgttttaataaatatttaaaacatcatgttcataaaataagtaACGGAGAGAATACTCATTATCTTTTACAATCCCATGAATTACTAAAAATAGTACATCatataaaagaagaagATATTCCTACAAATTCAAGTGGACTAGCACAATATAGAGACATAAGACAATTGCTatcaaataatgataacACACGATTTGAAATATCACCTAAAAGGAACTgtgtattaataaatttaccatatagaaaatgtattatatttaaaaatttattattatatatacccACATTTACAAATAATCCTATACCTGaaatcataaaaaaggaagaaAAATCATGTAAATCCTTTATTGAAAATAGTAAACTTATATCTGCAATTAAAGATTCATTGccttttgaaatattaattttggaGTCTATATTTGTTGATATATATgaggaattaaaaaatgaaattgaaCCTGTAATATATGAAACAGAAAAACTATTCGATATAATAAGTAGCAATCCAAgcatatttaaatgtataaacaaattaacaGACATGAgaagaaaattaaaaataattgatgAAAAGGTACAAAGTGTTTATAAAGCTATTCACGATGTTTTAAGTAATGATGACGATATAAGAAGATTAGAAGTTTCTTATTTTGGAGATAAACCAGAAATGTGGGAAAAATGTGAACTAACACCATATAATGAAGATACAGAAATGCTACTTGAATATTATTGTCATGAAATCGaagaatttttaaaaataattcatcgAACAAATGAATCTTTAGATGATGTATTACAAATGGTTGAATTAAATTTAGATGATGCAAGaaataatgttttaaaattagaACTAGgactaaaaatatatggaatTATTATAGCTGTTGTTGGTACAATAGCAGGAATTTTTGGaatgaatttaaaaaatggatttGAAGGtgaacaatatattttttggacactagcattatttttaatgtttaTTACATCAtgttgtttattttatgttattatatcttttaaaaaagttaatatttaa